Proteins from a genomic interval of Sphingomonas sp. Y38-1Y:
- a CDS encoding ATP-binding protein: MTVEVDMGVDGAGKSVAMDLEELLATRLLVQGNSGSGKSHLLRRLLERSAGRVQQVVIDPEGDFVTLADAYGHVAIEAGDYAEREIAQMATRIREHRASVVLSLEGLEAEGQMRCAAVFLNALFDAPREHWFPALVVVDEAQLFAPAGGGEVAEEVRRASLGAMTNLMCRGRKRGLAGVIATQRLAKLAKNVAAEASNFLMGRTFLDIDMARAADLLGMERRQAETIRDLQRGHFLALGPAVSRRPVSIKIGAVETSARSSSPKLIPLPTAPTDMRDLIERGSDEPGLPLMAPPPPPPMPADEVIEALAAPPPPPEAPAPAMPPERVAGIVADVLAAIVAEPGSATRAAPVLFQDYQVRCRMAGLARPPLDLEAFGRRLAAARAGITHGLEDEWAPAFGLARELPGEMLGPFLLIARAAREGEACPSDEAIAAVYGTASLGRARRLIGYMESRELIVCRTDLGGKRSVAIPALGWTTAAA, translated from the coding sequence ATGACCGTCGAAGTGGACATGGGGGTCGATGGCGCGGGCAAGTCCGTCGCCATGGACCTGGAGGAATTGCTGGCCACCCGCTTGCTCGTCCAGGGCAATTCGGGATCGGGCAAGTCGCACCTGCTGCGCCGCCTGCTCGAGCGATCGGCGGGCCGCGTTCAGCAGGTGGTGATCGATCCCGAGGGCGACTTCGTCACGCTCGCCGACGCCTATGGCCATGTCGCGATCGAGGCGGGCGACTATGCCGAGCGCGAGATCGCGCAGATGGCGACTCGCATCCGCGAGCATCGCGCGTCGGTGGTGCTGAGCCTGGAGGGGCTGGAAGCGGAAGGGCAGATGCGCTGCGCCGCGGTGTTCCTCAATGCGCTGTTCGATGCCCCGCGCGAGCACTGGTTCCCGGCGCTGGTGGTGGTCGACGAGGCGCAGCTGTTCGCGCCCGCGGGCGGCGGCGAAGTGGCGGAGGAGGTGCGTCGCGCGTCGCTTGGCGCGATGACCAACCTGATGTGCCGCGGGCGCAAGCGCGGCCTGGCCGGCGTCATCGCGACGCAGCGGCTGGCCAAGCTTGCCAAGAACGTCGCGGCCGAGGCGTCGAACTTCCTGATGGGGCGCACCTTCCTCGACATCGACATGGCACGCGCGGCCGACCTTCTCGGCATGGAGCGGCGGCAGGCGGAGACGATCCGCGATCTGCAGCGCGGCCATTTCCTTGCGCTCGGCCCCGCGGTGTCGCGGCGGCCGGTCTCGATCAAGATCGGCGCGGTCGAGACTTCGGCGCGCAGTTCCAGCCCCAAGCTCATCCCGCTCCCCACCGCGCCCACCGACATGCGCGACCTGATCGAGCGCGGATCGGACGAGCCCGGCCTGCCGCTGATGGCACCGCCGCCCCCGCCGCCGATGCCCGCCGACGAGGTGATCGAGGCGCTGGCCGCGCCGCCGCCGCCGCCCGAAGCGCCCGCACCCGCGATGCCGCCCGAGCGGGTGGCCGGGATCGTCGCCGACGTGCTCGCCGCGATCGTCGCCGAGCCGGGCTCCGCGACGCGCGCCGCGCCCGTGCTGTTTCAGGATTATCAGGTCCGCTGCCGCATGGCCGGCCTGGCGCGTCCACCGCTCGATCTGGAAGCGTTCGGGCGTCGGCTGGCGGCGGCGCGGGCAGGGATCACGCACGGGCTGGAGGACGAATGGGCGCCCGCCTTCGGCCTGGCGCGCGAACTGCCCGGCGAGATGCTGGGGCCGTTCCTCCTCATCGCCCGCGCCGCGCGGGAAGGGGAGGCGTGTCCCAGCGACGAGGCGATCGCCGCCGTCTATGGCACCGCCTCGCTCGGCCGCGCGCGCCGGCTGATCGGCTATATGGAAAGCCGCGAGCTGATCGTGTGCCGGACCGATCTCGGCGGCAAGCGGTCGGTTGCGATCCCGGCCTTGGGGTGGACGACGGCGGCGGCGTGA
- the proS gene encoding proline--tRNA ligase, with translation MKHALPVTRADDFARWYQTVIAEADMAEESGVRGCMVIRPWGYGIWERMQRLLDDRIKATGHENCYFPLFIPLSYFEKEAEHVDGFAKEMAVVTHHRLVQKDGKLVPDPEAKLEEPLVVRPTSETVIGAAFSRWVQSWRDLPVLINQWANVVRWEMRTRMFLRTAEFLWQEGHTAHASEAEAREETMKMLEVYRAFAEDCCGIPVIAGEKPENERFPGAVATYSIEAMMQDGKALQAGTSHFLGTTFSSAQNIRFQNAAGELELAQTTSWGVSTRMIGGLIMVHGDDDGLRVPPRVAPWQVVIIPMLRDAPEDEAVLDYARSLQAELARQTALGEPVRAMVDGRAQKAGNKRWGWVKKGAPIIVEVGPRDVAAGNVAVIRRDRLYREDGKLDTAFVARDGFVDQVAGLLGEVQEALHVEARARLDAGIRRDVTDFAGLETHFAESERYPGWVEVEWAKPTGAALDAVVERLKALKLTIRNVPGTAAPAQGACIFTGEPAVERILVARAY, from the coding sequence ATGAAACACGCCCTTCCCGTCACTCGCGCGGACGATTTCGCGCGCTGGTACCAGACCGTCATCGCCGAGGCCGACATGGCCGAGGAGAGCGGCGTGCGCGGGTGCATGGTCATCCGGCCATGGGGCTACGGCATCTGGGAGCGGATGCAGCGCCTGCTCGACGATCGCATCAAGGCGACGGGGCACGAGAACTGCTATTTCCCGCTGTTCATCCCGCTTTCCTATTTCGAGAAGGAAGCCGAGCATGTCGACGGCTTCGCCAAGGAGATGGCGGTCGTCACGCATCACCGGCTGGTGCAAAAGGACGGCAAGCTCGTTCCCGATCCCGAGGCGAAGCTGGAAGAGCCGTTGGTCGTTCGGCCGACGTCGGAGACGGTGATCGGTGCCGCCTTCAGCCGCTGGGTCCAGTCGTGGCGCGACCTCCCCGTGCTCATCAACCAGTGGGCCAATGTCGTCCGCTGGGAGATGCGGACGCGCATGTTCCTGCGCACCGCCGAGTTCCTGTGGCAGGAGGGCCATACCGCGCACGCGAGCGAAGCCGAGGCGCGCGAAGAGACGATGAAGATGCTGGAGGTCTATCGCGCCTTTGCCGAGGATTGCTGCGGCATCCCCGTCATCGCGGGCGAAAAGCCGGAGAATGAGCGCTTCCCCGGCGCGGTCGCGACCTACAGCATCGAGGCGATGATGCAGGACGGCAAGGCGCTTCAGGCCGGCACCAGCCACTTCCTCGGCACCACCTTCTCCTCGGCACAGAACATCCGCTTCCAGAACGCGGCGGGCGAGCTGGAGCTCGCGCAGACGACGAGCTGGGGCGTGTCGACGCGGATGATCGGCGGGCTCATCATGGTGCACGGCGACGACGACGGCCTGCGCGTGCCGCCGCGCGTCGCGCCGTGGCAGGTCGTCATCATCCCGATGCTGCGCGACGCCCCGGAGGACGAAGCGGTGCTCGATTATGCCCGCTCGCTCCAGGCCGAGCTCGCACGCCAGACGGCGCTGGGCGAGCCCGTCCGCGCGATGGTGGACGGCCGCGCGCAAAAGGCGGGCAACAAGCGCTGGGGCTGGGTCAAGAAGGGCGCGCCGATCATCGTCGAGGTCGGCCCGCGCGATGTCGCCGCGGGCAACGTCGCGGTGATCCGCCGCGACCGGCTGTACCGCGAGGACGGCAAGCTCGACACCGCGTTCGTGGCGCGCGACGGCTTCGTCGACCAGGTCGCGGGGCTGCTGGGCGAAGTGCAGGAAGCGCTGCATGTCGAGGCGCGCGCACGCCTGGACGCCGGCATCCGCCGCGACGTTACCGACTTCGCAGGGCTGGAGACGCATTTCGCCGAGAGCGAGCGCTACCCTGGCTGGGTCGAGGTCGAATGGGCCAAGCCGACCGGCGCCGCGCTGGACGCGGTGGTCGAGCGGCTGAAGGCGCTCAAGCTGACGATCCGCAACGTGCCGGGCACCGCGGCACCGGCACAGGGCGCGTGCATCTTCACCGGCGAGCCGGCGGTGGAACGCATTTTGGTGGCACGAGCGTATTGA
- a CDS encoding DUF892 family protein: protein MDKTDDAESLLATALQDMLAGERLLAERLPVVAAHARTAALSEALDREIARARLQADWLAADARSAGGPPNLWMQGIMDDAARDTETIDGGPLLDAAMVGAVRKALAAKHVSYETAVALAERLEEADLAKTLRRCRDEEAASDHRLAAILEQCAAAAA, encoded by the coding sequence ATGGACAAGACCGACGACGCCGAGAGCCTGCTCGCCACCGCGCTTCAGGACATGCTCGCGGGCGAGCGCCTGCTGGCCGAGCGCCTCCCCGTGGTGGCCGCGCACGCCCGGACGGCGGCGCTGTCGGAGGCGCTCGACCGCGAGATCGCCCGCGCGCGGCTCCAGGCGGATTGGCTGGCGGCGGACGCGCGTTCGGCGGGCGGGCCGCCCAATTTGTGGATGCAGGGCATCATGGACGATGCGGCGCGCGATACCGAGACGATCGATGGCGGCCCACTGCTCGACGCAGCGATGGTCGGCGCGGTGCGAAAGGCGCTCGCCGCCAAGCATGTGAGTTATGAAACCGCGGTCGCGCTGGCCGAGCGGCTGGAGGAAGCCGACCTCGCCAAGACCCTCCGCCGCTGCCGCGACGAGGAAGCGGCGAGCGACCACCGGCTGGCGGCGATCTTGGAGCAGTGCGCGGCGGCGGCGGCTTAG
- the glpD gene encoding glycerol-3-phosphate dehydrogenase — MTHDLLIIGGGINGCAIAREAALLGLKTLLVERDDLASHTSSASTKLIHGGLRYLEQYEFRLVREALAERERMLAAAPHLVHPLTFVLPHDHAVRPWWMVRAGLWLYDALSGRSSLPRSRGLKRSDAGYQAPLQRPGPGFVYSDAFVDDARLTVLNARDAADHGAEIATRTGFERAERRGDGWMATLSDGRTVAARAIVVAAGAWTPEAMARMGTPPRGHLRLVRGSHIVVPSLFEGEHAYILQQPDRRIVFAIPYPGGTMVGTTDVPVDDPADAMISAEETQYLCDAANRYFRRQVSPADVVSDWSGIRALYDDGAGAAAEVTRDYVLELHEDGAPVLAVFGGKITTARALAEDAMARLGPALGIDAHPVTRARVLPGGMIADIGTLERQVAERWPFLDPHQIDRMAHAYGSRLVELLEGVEAADHLGETLPGGMTEREARFLHDTEWARTPEDVLDRRTKLGLTIDPVDRAAFADWWRQAYPAD, encoded by the coding sequence ATGACCCACGACCTCCTCATCATCGGCGGCGGCATCAACGGGTGCGCGATCGCGCGCGAGGCGGCTTTGCTTGGGCTTAAGACGCTGCTGGTCGAGCGCGACGATCTGGCGAGCCACACCTCCTCGGCCTCGACCAAGCTCATCCATGGCGGCCTGCGCTATCTCGAGCAGTATGAGTTCCGATTGGTGCGGGAGGCGCTGGCCGAGCGCGAGCGGATGCTCGCCGCCGCGCCGCACCTCGTCCATCCGCTCACCTTCGTGCTGCCGCACGACCATGCGGTGCGCCCGTGGTGGATGGTGCGCGCGGGGCTCTGGCTCTACGACGCGCTCTCGGGTCGGTCGTCGCTGCCGCGGTCGCGCGGGCTGAAGCGGTCGGATGCGGGCTATCAGGCGCCGCTCCAGCGGCCGGGACCGGGCTTCGTCTATTCGGATGCGTTCGTCGATGATGCGCGGCTGACCGTCCTCAACGCGCGCGACGCCGCTGACCATGGCGCCGAGATCGCGACGCGGACGGGCTTCGAGCGCGCTGAGCGCCGCGGCGACGGCTGGATGGCCACCTTGAGCGACGGCCGCACCGTCGCGGCACGCGCGATCGTCGTGGCGGCGGGTGCGTGGACGCCCGAGGCGATGGCGCGGATGGGCACGCCCCCGCGCGGCCACCTCCGCCTCGTCCGCGGCAGCCACATCGTCGTGCCGTCGCTGTTCGAGGGCGAGCATGCCTATATCCTCCAGCAGCCCGACCGGCGGATCGTGTTCGCGATCCCCTATCCCGGGGGGACGATGGTCGGGACGACCGACGTGCCCGTCGACGATCCCGCCGATGCGATGATCTCGGCCGAGGAGACGCAGTATCTGTGCGACGCGGCCAACCGCTATTTCCGCCGCCAGGTCTCGCCCGCCGACGTGGTGAGCGACTGGTCGGGCATCCGCGCGCTCTACGACGATGGCGCGGGCGCCGCGGCCGAGGTCACGCGCGACTATGTGCTCGAACTGCACGAGGATGGCGCGCCGGTGCTGGCGGTATTCGGCGGCAAGATCACGACGGCGCGCGCGCTGGCGGAGGATGCGATGGCGCGGCTCGGCCCGGCGCTCGGCATCGACGCGCATCCGGTCACGCGCGCGCGGGTGCTGCCGGGCGGGATGATCGCGGATATCGGCACACTCGAGCGCCAGGTCGCGGAGCGCTGGCCGTTCCTCGACCCGCACCAGATCGACCGCATGGCTCATGCCTATGGCAGCCGCCTGGTCGAATTGCTCGAGGGGGTCGAGGCGGCGGACCACCTGGGCGAGACGCTGCCCGGCGGGATGACCGAGCGGGAGGCGCGCTTCCTCCACGACACCGAATGGGCGCGGACACCGGAGGATGTGCTCGACCGCCGGACCAAGCTGGGGCTGACGATCGACCCCGTGGACCGGGCGGCGTTCGCGGACTGGTGGCGGCAGGCGTACCCGGCGGACTGA
- a CDS encoding ribonuclease R family protein yields MRNHPGLPSRQQILDFIASSDQPAGKREIAKAFGLHGADKIALKSLLKDMTDEGLVDLAPGRAFHRMGGVPKVTVLRVVDADGDTVWAVPERWEAEGIPQPRLRVIERGRKQSALGPGDRILARTEEAGNGWLAHPMKKLARGEEQILGVLREEGGRLFLAGLDKKAARDLPVVERGDAEPGDLVLAEKTGRPPRIMAKVVERLGDPFAPRSFSLIAIHKHGIPNVFSPDLIDQAERVARQPLGEDREDLRHLPIVAIDPADARDHDDAVWATPDEDPGNEGGFKAIVAIADVSFYVRPGSLLDKEARKRGNSVYFPDRVVPMLPEVLSADICSLKSGEDRAAMACHLVIGKDGDIRDWRFTRAVVRIAANIAYEDAQAAVDARASSPLPLAGGVGGGPSSSSIAAPADRPSPNPSRKREGDLGGLVETALLPLWACWAALGRARDKRSPLDLDLPERRVVLDEKGRILSVAPRERLDAHRLIEDFMIAANVAAAKALERKKAPVMYRIHEPPSREKLTALKDYLKTFEISFALGQVIRPATFNHILGTLKEHEAREEIMTQVLRTQTQAYYGPENAGHFGLALGSYAHFTSPIRRYSDLIVHRSLVDAYKLGAGGLSAEDAANMERVGELISSLERRAMEAERDTIDRYVAAYLAEHVGEVMDAKITGVAAFGFFATVEGVGGDGLVPARDLGREYFRHDEASQRLVGEETGEFFALGQKLKLRLVEANPVSGALRFELPDGKGSGSGERTDDRRRGGPPRVLKRRGRPANIKHQGKRKR; encoded by the coding sequence ATGCGAAACCATCCCGGCCTGCCCAGCCGCCAGCAGATCCTCGACTTCATCGCGTCTTCGGACCAGCCGGCGGGCAAGCGCGAGATCGCCAAGGCGTTCGGGCTGCACGGCGCCGACAAGATCGCGCTCAAGTCGCTCTTGAAGGACATGACCGACGAGGGGCTGGTCGACCTCGCCCCCGGCCGCGCGTTCCATCGGATGGGCGGCGTGCCAAAGGTGACGGTGCTGCGCGTCGTCGACGCCGATGGCGACACCGTCTGGGCGGTGCCCGAGCGCTGGGAGGCGGAGGGCATTCCCCAGCCGCGGCTTCGCGTGATCGAGCGTGGGCGCAAGCAGTCGGCGCTCGGCCCCGGCGACCGCATCCTCGCGCGCACCGAAGAAGCCGGCAACGGCTGGCTCGCCCACCCGATGAAGAAGCTGGCGCGCGGCGAGGAGCAGATCCTGGGCGTGCTGCGCGAAGAGGGCGGGCGGCTGTTCCTCGCGGGGCTGGACAAGAAGGCAGCGCGCGACTTGCCCGTGGTCGAGCGCGGCGATGCCGAGCCCGGCGACCTCGTCCTTGCCGAAAAGACCGGGCGCCCGCCGCGGATCATGGCCAAGGTCGTCGAGCGGCTGGGCGATCCGTTCGCGCCGCGCAGCTTCTCGCTGATCGCGATCCACAAGCACGGCATCCCCAACGTCTTCTCCCCCGACCTGATCGACCAGGCGGAGCGCGTCGCGCGCCAGCCGCTGGGCGAGGATCGCGAGGATTTGCGCCACCTGCCGATCGTCGCGATCGATCCCGCCGACGCGCGCGACCATGACGACGCGGTCTGGGCGACGCCCGACGAGGATCCCGGCAACGAGGGCGGGTTCAAGGCGATCGTCGCGATCGCCGATGTCAGCTTCTATGTCCGGCCGGGCTCGCTCCTCGACAAGGAAGCACGCAAGCGCGGCAATTCCGTCTATTTTCCCGATCGCGTCGTGCCGATGCTGCCGGAGGTGCTGTCCGCCGACATCTGTTCGCTCAAGTCGGGCGAGGATCGCGCGGCGATGGCGTGCCATCTCGTCATCGGCAAGGACGGCGACATCCGCGACTGGCGCTTCACCCGCGCGGTCGTGCGGATCGCAGCGAACATCGCGTACGAGGATGCGCAGGCGGCGGTGGATGCCCGTGCGTCTTCCCCCCTCCCGCTTGCGGGAGGGGTCGGGGGAGGGCCTTCTTCTTCTTCTATTGCTGCGCCTGCGGACAGACCCTCCCCTAACCCCTCCCGCAAGCGGGAGGGGGACTTGGGTGGATTGGTCGAAACCGCGCTGCTTCCCCTCTGGGCCTGCTGGGCGGCGCTCGGCCGCGCGCGGGACAAGCGCAGCCCGCTCGACCTCGACCTGCCCGAGCGGCGGGTCGTGCTCGACGAAAAGGGCCGCATCCTCTCCGTCGCCCCGCGCGAGCGGCTGGACGCGCATCGGCTGATCGAGGACTTCATGATTGCCGCCAACGTCGCCGCGGCCAAGGCGCTGGAGCGCAAAAAGGCTCCGGTCATGTACCGCATCCACGAGCCGCCCAGCCGCGAGAAGCTGACCGCGCTGAAGGACTATCTCAAGACGTTCGAAATAAGCTTCGCGCTCGGCCAGGTGATCCGCCCGGCGACGTTCAACCACATCCTCGGCACGCTGAAAGAGCATGAGGCGCGCGAGGAGATCATGACGCAGGTGCTGCGAACGCAGACCCAGGCCTATTACGGGCCGGAGAATGCCGGGCATTTCGGCCTCGCGCTCGGCAGCTACGCGCATTTCACCTCGCCGATCCGCCGCTATTCGGACCTGATCGTCCACCGATCGCTGGTCGATGCCTATAAGCTGGGCGCCGGCGGGCTGTCGGCCGAGGATGCGGCCAACATGGAGCGGGTGGGCGAACTCATCTCCAGCCTGGAACGGCGAGCGATGGAGGCGGAGCGCGACACGATCGACCGCTACGTCGCCGCCTATCTCGCCGAGCATGTGGGGGAGGTGATGGACGCCAAGATCACCGGCGTCGCCGCGTTCGGCTTCTTCGCGACGGTCGAGGGCGTGGGGGGCGACGGCCTGGTCCCCGCCCGCGACCTCGGCCGCGAGTATTTCCGCCATGACGAGGCGAGCCAGCGGCTGGTGGGCGAGGAGACGGGCGAATTCTTCGCACTCGGCCAGAAGCTGAAGTTGCGGTTGGTGGAGGCGAACCCGGTTTCGGGGGCGCTCCGGTTCGAGCTGCCCGACGGCAAGGGCTCGGGAAGCGGGGAGCGGACCGACGATCGGCGCCGCGGCGGACCGCCTCGCGTGCTCAAGCGGCGGGGGCGCCCGGCGAACATCAAGCATCAGGGGAAGCGCAAACGCTGA
- a CDS encoding L,D-transpeptidase family protein translates to MVKAVGRWVMAGLAALMLPAVAHARGPAVTSVISLESPLGPGEYAWDDSGVPAGPVRIVVDLSTEKLHVYRHGVEIGRAYILYGADHKPTPTGTFPILEKDRDHVSNLYGAPMPYMLRLTWGGVAIHGSEVEANAATHGCVGVPDEFAALLFAQAKKGDQVLVTRGWRPDLYKDEAPAPERLDAEDGETVVVEEVVTP, encoded by the coding sequence ATGGTTAAGGCGGTCGGTCGTTGGGTGATGGCGGGACTTGCCGCGCTGATGCTGCCCGCCGTCGCCCATGCGCGTGGCCCTGCGGTGACCAGCGTGATCTCGCTCGAAAGCCCGCTGGGGCCGGGTGAATATGCCTGGGACGACAGCGGCGTGCCCGCCGGGCCCGTTCGCATCGTCGTCGACCTGTCGACCGAAAAGCTCCACGTCTATCGCCACGGGGTCGAGATCGGCCGCGCCTACATCCTCTATGGCGCCGATCACAAGCCGACGCCGACCGGCACCTTCCCGATCCTGGAAAAGGATCGCGACCATGTCTCCAACCTCTATGGCGCGCCGATGCCGTACATGCTCCGACTGACCTGGGGCGGCGTCGCGATCCATGGCAGCGAGGTCGAGGCAAACGCGGCGACGCACGGCTGTGTCGGCGTGCCCGACGAGTTCGCCGCCTTGCTGTTCGCGCAGGCCAAGAAGGGCGACCAGGTGCTGGTGACGCGCGGCTGGCGCCCCGACCTCTACAAGGACGAAGCGCCAGCGCCGGAGCGTCTGGACGCCGAGGACGGCGAGACGGTGGTGGTGGAGGAAGTCGTCACGCCCTAA
- the moaB gene encoding molybdenum cofactor biosynthesis protein B yields the protein MTEPKIVRRPVRIAVLTVSDTRGLVDDRSGDTLVARLEGAGHVLADRAIVRDDADTIVATLHRWIDDPAVEVVVTTGGTGVTGRDVTPEAIERVCDKLIPGFGELFRWQSYAKIGTSTIQSRACAGVARGTYLFALPGSTGAVKDGWDGILASQLDIDHRPCNFVELMPRLEER from the coding sequence ATGACCGAGCCGAAGATCGTCCGCCGCCCGGTCCGCATCGCCGTCCTCACCGTCTCCGACACGCGCGGGCTCGTGGACGATCGCTCGGGCGACACGCTCGTCGCGCGGCTCGAGGGCGCAGGCCATGTCCTCGCCGACCGCGCAATCGTGCGCGACGATGCCGACACGATCGTCGCGACGCTCCACCGCTGGATCGACGATCCCGCAGTCGAGGTGGTGGTCACCACCGGCGGCACCGGCGTCACCGGGCGCGACGTCACGCCCGAGGCGATCGAGCGTGTCTGCGACAAGCTCATCCCCGGGTTCGGCGAGCTGTTCCGCTGGCAGAGCTATGCCAAGATCGGCACCTCGACCATCCAGTCGCGCGCGTGCGCCGGGGTCGCCCGCGGCACCTATCTGTTCGCGCTGCCGGGATCGACCGGGGCGGTGAAGGACGGGTGGGACGGCATCCTCGCCTCCCAGCTCGACATCGACCACAGGCCCTGCAACTTCGTCGAGCTGATGCCGAGGCTCGAGGAGCGTTAA
- a CDS encoding lytic transglycosylase domain-containing protein, with protein MRIRLGAVALLASVALSGVAAAETPNDDKLPVRGAAASRGGIPQQLDDAQREGYRAVFAAIRAGSWTDAQLRLDAMRPGPLHAMARAQMYTAKGSPKVELIPLMALLAEAPELPQAPDVARLAKLRGAEALPTLPTPQRLIWVDGAPNRIRVKGTASDTAAAELANRAQPYIKADDGVAAEALVREYEGRLTPEALTEWRQRVAWIYYLTGDDANTRRVAATAQTGTGEWVPQADWVQGLAAWRQNDCKAAQIAFAAVAQRASDVDLRAAGHYWAARADMACGRPDLIQTRLLAASQYNETFYGMLSRQALGIAEATDRLPDRTAGTDWKALERRPNIRVAAALVEIGEDDAAADLLKHQARIGDASDYAALSRLAGSLNLPATQIWLSHNCPAGATPQVATRYPAPDWTPDGGWRVDKALVYAHTLQESRFRSTVVSPAGAFGLMQIMPSAASDIAKAKGMAAVIDRSALSRPSTNMEVGQSYLEKLRDLPATGGLLPKVIAAYNAGPSPVAAWNLASKDGGDPLLYIESIPYWETRGYVMTVLRNYWMYEMQAGKASDSRHALSQGMWPRFPGMKGATAVNSRADSARRR; from the coding sequence ATGCGTATCCGTCTTGGCGCCGTCGCGCTCCTTGCTTCCGTGGCCTTGAGCGGCGTCGCCGCTGCCGAAACACCCAATGACGACAAGCTGCCCGTGCGCGGCGCCGCCGCCAGTCGCGGCGGCATCCCGCAGCAGCTCGACGACGCGCAGCGCGAGGGGTATCGCGCCGTGTTCGCCGCGATCCGCGCGGGCAGCTGGACCGACGCGCAGCTCCGCCTCGACGCGATGCGTCCCGGCCCGCTCCATGCGATGGCGCGTGCGCAGATGTACACGGCCAAGGGATCGCCCAAGGTCGAGCTGATCCCGCTGATGGCTCTGCTCGCCGAGGCCCCCGAACTGCCGCAGGCGCCGGATGTCGCCCGCCTGGCCAAGCTGCGCGGGGCCGAAGCGCTGCCGACGCTGCCGACGCCGCAGCGGCTGATCTGGGTCGACGGCGCTCCGAATCGCATCCGGGTGAAGGGCACCGCCAGCGACACCGCCGCGGCCGAGCTCGCCAACCGCGCCCAGCCCTATATCAAGGCCGACGACGGCGTCGCTGCGGAGGCGCTGGTCCGCGAATATGAGGGCCGGCTGACGCCCGAGGCGCTGACCGAATGGCGCCAGCGCGTCGCCTGGATCTATTACCTGACCGGCGACGACGCCAACACGCGCCGCGTCGCAGCGACCGCGCAGACCGGAACCGGCGAGTGGGTGCCGCAGGCGGACTGGGTCCAGGGACTCGCTGCCTGGCGCCAGAACGATTGCAAGGCCGCGCAGATCGCCTTTGCCGCGGTCGCGCAGCGCGCCAGCGACGTCGACCTGCGCGCCGCCGGCCATTATTGGGCCGCGCGCGCCGACATGGCATGCGGCCGCCCGGACCTCATCCAGACCCGGCTGCTCGCCGCCAGCCAGTATAACGAGACCTTCTACGGCATGCTGTCGCGCCAGGCTCTGGGCATTGCCGAGGCGACAGATCGCCTGCCCGACCGCACCGCGGGCACCGACTGGAAGGCGCTGGAGCGCCGCCCCAACATCCGCGTCGCCGCCGCTCTCGTCGAGATCGGCGAGGACGATGCCGCCGCCGACCTTTTGAAGCACCAGGCCCGCATCGGCGATGCGAGCGACTATGCCGCGCTGTCGCGGCTTGCGGGATCGCTCAACCTGCCCGCGACGCAGATTTGGCTGTCGCACAATTGCCCGGCCGGCGCGACGCCGCAGGTCGCGACGCGCTATCCCGCGCCCGACTGGACGCCGGACGGCGGCTGGCGCGTCGACAAGGCGCTTGTCTATGCCCACACGCTTCAGGAATCGCGCTTCCGCTCGACGGTTGTCAGCCCCGCTGGCGCGTTCGGCCTGATGCAGATCATGCCCTCGGCCGCGAGCGATATCGCCAAGGCAAAGGGCATGGCCGCGGTGATCGACCGCTCGGCGCTGTCCCGCCCGTCGACCAACATGGAAGTCGGCCAATCCTATCTCGAGAAGCTTCGCGACCTGCCCGCCACCGGCGGCCTGCTGCCCAAGGTGATCGCCGCCTATAATGCCGGCCCCTCACCCGTCGCAGCGTGGAACCTCGCCTCCAAGGACGGCGGCGATCCGCTGCTCTATATCGAGAGCATCCCTTATTGGGAGACGCGCGGCTATGTCATGACGGTGCTGCGCAACTATTGGATGTACGAGATGCAGGCGGGCAAGGCGTCCGACAGCCGCCATGCACTGTCGCAGGGCATGTGGCCGCGCTTCCCGGGTATGAAGGGCGCGACCGCGGTAAATTCGCGGGCGGATAGCGCACGCCGGCGTTGA
- a CDS encoding uracil-DNA glycosylase, which translates to MGADQYHRWDELAASALDWWADAGVDVLVDEEPRDWLARPVRPAVAAPAPAAVPAESGPADYASFWDWRLGAGAPERDWGNPILPPEGPRDADLLVLVDQPNGDSLLGGAEGAMFDRILGAIGRRRGDVLVAGLAMARPLADTLSPDQLPVLTAVADRLLALAPAKTLLIVGHTTSRAILAADGAPVPRGLHGINRTDRELQALAIAHPRFMMKHPQVKRDAWRCLQSLLGGQA; encoded by the coding sequence ATGGGGGCCGATCAATACCACCGATGGGATGAACTGGCGGCGAGTGCGCTCGACTGGTGGGCCGACGCCGGCGTCGATGTCCTCGTCGACGAGGAACCGCGCGACTGGCTCGCCCGCCCGGTCCGCCCCGCCGTAGCGGCACCCGCACCGGCCGCGGTGCCGGCGGAGAGCGGCCCGGCAGATTATGCAAGCTTCTGGGACTGGCGGCTGGGCGCCGGTGCGCCGGAGCGCGACTGGGGCAATCCGATCCTGCCGCCCGAGGGGCCGCGCGATGCCGATCTGCTCGTCCTGGTCGACCAGCCCAATGGTGATTCGCTGCTGGGCGGGGCGGAGGGCGCAATGTTCGACCGCATCCTCGGCGCGATCGGTCGGCGGCGCGGCGACGTGCTGGTCGCGGGTCTCGCGATGGCGCGGCCGCTGGCCGATACGCTGTCGCCCGATCAGCTGCCGGTGCTGACCGCGGTGGCCGATCGATTGCTGGCGCTGGCGCCCGCCAAAACACTGCTAATCGTCGGCCATACGACGAGTCGTGCGATCCTCGCGGCGGACGGCGCTCCCGTTCCGCGTGGTTTACATGGCATTAACCGGACTGACCGAGAGTTGCAGGCGCTCGCCATCGCCCACCCGCGCTTCATGATGAAGCATCCGCAGGTGAAGCGGGACGCGTGGCGCTGTCTGCAATCGCTCCTGGGGGGACAAGCCTGA